The DNA window CGAGGTGTCGGCATCGGTGGTATTGGCGTAGCTGATCTCGGTGCCGATGTAGCTGAACTGGATCGACTGCTCGGGCGAAATCTTGTACTTCGCCTTGAACAGCTGCGAATCCTGCTGCTGGTCGGCGAACTTCACGCTGTCGTAGTAGCCGTCGTAGCCGGTATCGGTCCAGGCGCGGTTGAGCCCATTGCCGCCATGCCGGCCGATATCGTAGTCGCCGATCGAACGGCGCGAGCGGGCGGCGAGCAGTTCGAGCCGGTCGTCGATACGCCCGGCGACGGCGAGGCTGCCGATGAAGTCGACGCCGTTGCCCTCGCCGCCGAGCCCGGTGTTACCGCGCAGCCGGCCGCCAAAATCGCGACCGGGCTTGATCAGGTCGTCGAAGTCCAGGGTGGAGAAGTTGACCTGTCCCGCGATCGCGCCGGCGCCGTGCACGTCGGCCCGCGGGCCGCGCTCGACTGTCGCGCCGGAGAGCAGTTCGGAGTCGACGTACATCTCGCCGTTGCGCTGCTGGTGGCCGTTGCTGACGAAGTTCTGGCGCATGCCGTCGATCATCATGTTGACCCGGCCGAAGTCCTGCATCCCGCGGATGTTGATCGAAAGCCCCGGATTCAGGCGATTGACCGCGCTGGTCACCCCCGGGGTCTCCTCGAGCAGTTCGGCAGCGTGGCGCACCGGCAGCCGGTCCATCTGCTCGCGGGTGATCACGCTGACCGAACGCGGGGTCTGGTAGACCCAATCATCGCGCCTCGCGGTGACAGTGAGCTGTTCAAGTCGCGCGGCGCCTGCGCTCGGCAGCGGCTCCAGCAGCACCTCACCTCCCGGCTGTACCAGCGCACGCAGGCCGCTGCCTTCGAGCAACCGGTCGAGGGCAAGGGCCGCGCTCATCTGCCCTTGCAACGCCGGCGCCTGACCAGCGATCGCCTGGTCGCTGGGGCGGATCAGCGAGAGCCCGGTGGTGGCGGTGAAAGCGCCAAGCGCGGCGAGGCGCGGCTGCGCGGGAATATCGAAATCGTACTCGGCGCTGAAAGCGCTTTCCTGGGCGGAGGGCGCCGTTTGAGCGAGCACAGGCGCAACGCCCAGCCCCACTCCCAGCGCCATCGCCAAGGTCACGGCCAGGCGCAGCTTGTTCGGCGCCCATGGCTGCCGCTGAGCCGTCATCTCTCTAACGCTCATCGCTAAAACGTTCCCCTGCAATAATGATAATGATTGTCATATCACTATCGATAACGTTTGAGCCCGGGCGCTTCCTCAGGGAAAAACTCAAAAAATTAAGTTTGAACGAAGCTTCCCACACCCTGGTGCGCAGCGCGGAGCGCACGCGTCGGCGATACCCATCGATAAGTCCTGCGGCAGCGGCATGGCCGTGGTTCGACACGGGCCTCCATGGTGTCTTGCAAGATTGCCCAAGTCGACGAAGGCCCGGCTCACCACGAACGGACAGATACACCCGTTCGTCCCGAGCGGCGCCGATACGCGCCAAGGCCGGGTACCGACTCGGCAATGGGGGCGCCAGTCGAGGGATCGTGCGGCGGCGGTATGGCCATGGTTCGACTCGGCTCGTTCATCACCGGCTGACCACGAGCGGATATGGGGGATGCCGGGCCTTCGCGCCAATTTCCAACCCGTTCGTCCCGAGCGGCGCCGATACGCGCTAAGGCCGGGTACCGACTCGGCAATGGGGGCGCCAGTCGAGGGATCGTGCGACGATGGCTCGTTCCTCCGAGCATCTCTAGCAAGAAGCGCACCGAGGGGCACGAACGGTACGGGATCCCGCCCATCGTCTCACCGTACGCGAATACGCCTGGTTCAGGGACGCTGCCGGGCGGTGAAGACGATCGCTTGCTCGACACGCTGGGGCTCGCTTCGGTGATTGGTCCGCCAACGCTTGACGTCGTTGGTCACGCGGGTGAGAAATTCATGGCTCACATGTTCGCTGGCGCTGGTGCCGAGCACTTCCACACTGCCATCGGCTTGCAGTTCGAGGATCAGGACCACTGCCAGGTCGGGGTAGAACAGCATGCCGCCGTCGCGGGGCGACACCTGCACCACCTCGGCGTAGGGATATTCGGGCAACGGACAGGTGAGTACATCGAAGGTGGCCCCTGCCTGGGGCTCGTAATGACGGCAGGCCTCGTCCTGCTGCCAGGTGACCGCGTTCGGCGACGCACAGCCAGCCAGCAGTACCAGCGCGGCACAGCAAAGCGCCCGTTGATTGGCTTTCCCGCTCATTTCCCTCTCCTCGCAAATGCCCGCTCCGTCGGGCGGTTCACCCACTCGATCGATGGAAGAGCCCCACAACGTTCAGGTCGTGGGGCTTTTGCGCATGCGCCGGCTCAGGCATCGTCGCGCAGCGTTTCTCCCAGCTTCAGCACCGTTTCGAAGGCCTCGCGGGCGCCGAGGATCACAGCCTGCTCGTGCTCGGGCTCGATCGGTGCGGCGTCGATCTGCGCGGCGAACTGCCGCCAGTGCAATCCGCGGCCTTCGGGATGGGGGGCCAGATGACGAGCGCCGAACTCGCCGTCGAGACCGAGGCTGGCTGCGTATTTGTAGAGAAAGGCAGCGCCGAGATTGGAACCTTCGTTGACGTACAGCCATCCGAGCGCGCGAGCACGCTCGGAGGCATCCATAGGCGGTGCCAGCTTGGCGGCGGCGGGGGTCGGCACGACGACGCCGAGATCGCGACAGTCCTGGTCGACCGCGCTGAAGCGCTCGCGCTCGGCGAGTCCGGGCAGCCAGCGATTGAGCTCGGCATCGCGATAGAGCGCTTCGGTCAGCCAGTGGAAGGCATGCTGGAGCCGCAGAAAGCGCCCGTAGCGCTCGCGATCATCGAACAACTTGGCCGCCATCATCCTGGCGTCGATCTGTTCGTGCAGCTCGCGGGTGGCGAGCTTCAATACCATCGCCCTGCTCTGCTCCACGCGATCGGGCGCCATATCGACGCCTTGATTTACATCGCTCATTCCTGGTTCCTCTGCTTGTTGTACGATCATGTCAATTCCCTTCCCCCCGGCGCTCGCTCAATACCACGCTGCCATCCGGCAGAGTGAATACATTCACCCCAAGCGCACTGGGCAATGCCTGCAGTACGGCGGAGGGCTCGGTGCGTGCGAAGGTGGCGGAAAAACGCCGCTGTTCGAGCCGATCCCGATCGAATACCAGCACTCGCCCCGGTCTGGTTCGTTCGAGTTCGCGTACGACCGTGTCGATATCGGCACGATCGAAGATCATCAGGCCACGTCGCCAGGCCAGCCCCACAGCGGGCTCGAAGCCGGTGACGCTACCCAGCCGCTCCGCATCGACCTCGACCCGCTGCCCGGCTTCGAGCACGACGCGCTCACCGCCCGGTGCGCTCACCCCCACCCTGCCCTGCTCGACCGAAACGTCCACGCTTTGCGCATTGCGCTCGACGGCGAAGCGGGTGCCCAGCACAGCGACTTCGACACCGTTGGCCTCGACCAGGAAAGGGCGACCATCGCGGACGACGTCGAGCCATACGCGTCCGCGCCGAAGCTCGATGCGCCGGTCGCTGGCGGAGAAATCGACATCGAACGCGCTGTCGCCGTCGAGAAACAGGCGCGAGCCATCGACGAGCGTCACCTCGCGTCCCGGTCCCGCAGCCACTGCGTGATCGGCGAACGCGCGGGTCGTCCAGCCCGGGTCGCGCCAGACCAGCAACAGCACCGCCAGTACCAGCGGCAAGCATGCGGCGATCGCAAGCGCTGGCCGCCAGCGGCGAAGCGCCAAGGCGCGACTGCGGTCTCTGCCAGCCGAAGCGATGGAGACGGTTTCGGCAGCACCGCCGCTGCGCTCCTGGACCGCCAGCAGCAGCGCCGCTCGATCACCGAGCGCCGAGATCTCCTCGGCCTGCCGCCAGGCCCGCCGATGCTCCGGTGCCGCGGCCAGCCATGCCTGGAGCGCTGCGAGCCGGGCGGGATCGACGTCGGGATCCCTGGTCGCCACCAGCCATTCGAGTGCCCGGTCGAGCAGTGCCGCCTGTTCGACGTCGCGATCGTTGTCGTTATCGCTATCGTTCATTCACCCGCCTATGCGCAAATCACGGTTGCTCGACCCACCCCTACCTTTGTTATACGCGCGAGCCTGCGCTACTCCTCATTCATTACCGCTCATCCACTACCCACGCATGGCGCGTCACTGACTCTCCCGCCAGCGTCGGCACACCTTGAGCGCCCGCATCATTTCCTTCTCCACCAGGCTCACCGAGAGGCCCAACCGCTCGGCGATCTGGGCGTAGCTCAATTGATCGACCCGATTGAGCAGGAATATCTGGCGGGTACGCGCAGGCTCGCGGCCCAGCACCGACATCAGCGACTCCAACTGCTCGCGCGCAGCCACCAATCGTTCACTGGAGGGGCTCTCTTCCTCGTCCTCTTCGCTCGCCAGGACCTGGACGTAACGCTCCCGCACCCGCAGCCCGCGCAGGCGGTCGAGGGCCAGGTTACGCGCGGTACGATAGAGCAACCCGGTGCAGTCACCCTCGGGCACGCACCCCTGCCGCTGGCGCTCCCAAAGACGCAGGAAGGCATCGTGAGCGACCTCTTCGGCGATCGCAGTGCTGCCGACGATGCGCCTGAGCACACCGAGCAAGCGCTTGCGCTCGCGGGCGAAAACCTCCAGCAGGGCTGAGTGATCCGCTCTCGGGTTCATGTGCTCATCGTTGGCATGTGGGAATGAGGTTCGTCACCTGGTTGCATCCCGCCTGTGGCGGACTGGCGATGATCCATTCAAGCCGTGCAAATGGCAACTACTATCATTAAAGACGGTCGACTCGCACATCCCCGGCGTCATCCAGGCTCGCCAGAGCTTGGTCGATAGCGTCCATGGATCGCGCCGGCGGCGGTCAGCGCGAGACCAAGCGCGAGCCGCGTGGCATGATGAAGGCGTGCAACGACGCATCACCTTTCGCCGCCCCAGGCCTTCGGGACGACGCTCACTCAAATCCTTCGTGCCACCGCAGAACAAGAGACCTAGAGATGTCCAGCGCCTACGAAAGCTACGGCCTGTCCAGCCGCGTCGCCGAAATACCCGAGAACCAGATCGCCAGGATCGCGGACCTTGCCCGCAACGACCCCGAAGTGATCAAGCTGTGGATCGGCGAGGGCGACCTGCCAACGCCAGGCTTCATCAACCAGGCCGCCGAGCGCGCGCTACAGGATGGCGAAACACGCTATACCTACTCGCAAGGGCTACCGCAGCTGCGGGAAGCGCTTGCCCGCTACCACCAGCGCCATTGGAACGTAGCGGTCGACCCGTCGCGCTTTTGCATCACCGTCGGCGGGATGAACGCGTTGATGCTCAGCCTGCAGATGATCCTCGAGCCCGGCGACGAGGTGATCACCCCGACGCCCGCGTGGCCCAACTCGCTGGAAGCGATCCGCATCCTCGGCGGGGTCAATGTCACGGTGGGCTATGAGTTCGACGCCGGTGGCGGCATGAGCCTGCCGCTCGATAGGCTCTTCGGTGCGGTTACCCCGCGCACCCGGGCGATCTTCATCAACTCCCCTTCCAACCCGACCGGCTGGAAGATGTCGCGCGAGGAGATGTTCCAACTGCGCGACTTCTGCCGCGAGCGCAGGCTGTGGATCATCGCCGACGAGGTCTACGCCCACTTCGTCTACGATGACGCGGGGGTTGCGCCATCGTTTCTCGAAATTTGCACCGCCGACGACCGGCTGATCGTCACCAATACGTTTTCGAAGAACTGGTGCATGACCGGATGGCGCGCCGGCTGGGCGATCGTGCCCGAGGGCCTGGGAGGGCTCTTGTCGAACCTGGGGCAGTACAACACCACCAGCATCCCGACCTTCATCCAGCATGCCTGCGTCACCGCACTCGATCAGGGCGACGACTTCATTCGCTATCAGGTCGAGCGCTGTCGCGCCTCCCGCCAGGTGCTGGTCGAGGGTCTCTCCCGCTTGCCCCATGTCTCGGTGTTCGCGCCCCAGGGCACTTTCTATCTGTTCTTCCGTCTCGACGGCGTGAGCGGGGAAAGCTTCGAGATCGCGCGGCATATCCTCGAGCAAGCCAAGGTAGGCATTGCCCCCGGCAGCGCCTTCGGTAACGGCGGCGAAGGCTACATGCGGATCTGCTTCGCGATCGACCCGGCGCTGGCCCAACAGGCGCTGGAAAGATTGACCCCTTGTCTCATCGCACTGGGCACGCTGTCGAAAAGCGCTTGAACCGCTGACGCAAGCCCTTCGACGCAAGTCCATAACGAAAAAAGCGACGGGCGCATTCGCGCCCGTCGCCTCTCGATGCCTGTTCAGGTGCTATCTATGGTGAGGATCGAGCGCTTCTTTGAGCTTGCCCTTGCCTTTCTTCGCCTCACCCTTCACCTGCTGGGTCTTGCCTTTGGCTTCCAGCTCGCGGTTACCGCTCGCTTTGCCGGCGGCTTCCTTGACCTTGCCAGCCGCTTTATCCGCAGTACCCTTGAGCTTATCGGTCTTGGAACTGGTCATCGCGTATACCTCCAATCCATGGTTGGCGAGCGGCCGGTAATCGCAGGCGCTCTATTGGCCGCTGATCCCGGCACTCTTCGAGCGTAGTCGTGAATCGAACGCTCGGCTGCATGAATTGGTCATGGGTCGGCTCAGCCGAAGCGCGACACCAGGTAGCGATTGATATCGGCGGACTCGTAGAGCCACTCCTGATTGCCTTGCTCATCGGTGATCAAAAGGCATGGCACCTGCGTTTTGCCTCCCCCCTCGGCCAGCGCCTGGCGATGGTGCGGATCCAGCAGGGTGTCGCGCATCTCGATGTCGAGACCGAGTTCGGCGATCTTGTGACGGACCCGGACACAGAAAGGGCAAGTCTCGAAGTGATAGAGCACGAGCCGCTGGGTGGCGAGATCCACTTCGGCTTGGCGTTCGGGGGTGCGTTGCATGGGGCTGGGCCTTCTCAAGCGATCATAGAGGCGCACGCAGGGAGCGAGCATCGCGCGGGCCGTGCGTTTCAGCAGCGACATCGCTGTCTCCTTGGCGTACTCGTCAGTGCCAGCATACGCGCTCCTCCTGGGGGAATGAACGTCGATTCGCGCTAACCGTCGGCTCGCCCGGCCCGCTGTTCGACCTCGGCCGCTCGTGCCAGGCTGCGCCGGAACAGCACCAGCACCAGCGCTACGGCGAGATAGGCGGCAAGCGCTGCGAGCCCATAGATGATCGCATAGCCGAACCCTCCCGCCACCGCCCCGGCCAGCGGCCCGGTCAGGCCAATAGAGAGATCGAGGCATAGCGAGTAGGCGCCGAGCGCCGCGGAGCGGTTGCTCTCCGGCACGTTCTTGACCGCGACCACGCCGAGCGCGGGATAGATCAGCGAGACACCGAAGCCCGCGAGCAACGCACCGCCCAGCGCCCAGCCGGCGGAAGGCGCGAGCCAGAGAAGCACCATGCCCAGACCCTCGGTGGCGCAGCAGGCCACCGCCACCCGATAGCCGCCGAAGCGCTCGATCACCCCCGCCAGCAGCAGCCGGGCGGCGACGAAGGCCAGGCTAAAGGCAGTCAGCCCCCAGGCAGCGTGTTCCCATCCCTGGCTTGCGTAGTAGAGCGTGATGAAGGTGGCGATCACACCGAAGCCGATGTTGCTCAACCCCAGCGCCAGGCCGTAGGGCGCGATGCGGGCGAACACGCTGAGGAAGGAGAGCCGCTTGCCCGGCACCAGCGGCGCGGCCTTGAGCCGGCAGACGAACAGTGCGCCGAGCCCAGTCGCGAGCGTGGTCGCCACACCCAGGCTCCAGTAGCCGAACAGTCCGACCAGCGACATGCCGAGCGGCGCACCGACCGCCATCGATCCATAGGCGGCGATGCCGTTCCATGAGATCACTTTGCCCATTCGCCGTGATCCAGCGATACCGATGGTCCAGCTCAGCGTACCGGTACCGATCAGCCCCTGCGAGAAGCCCAGTACCACACGACCGATCAGCAGCAGCACGATGCTGGCGGCATGGCCCACCAGCAGCATCGAAAGCCACACCAGCATACCGCTCAGCGCACAGCCGACGAGTCCGGCCACAACGCTCTGCTTGGCACCGACCCGATCAGCGATACGCCCGGCCAAAGGGCGGGCACAGAGCGTGGCGAGGAACTGCAGGCTGATCACGATGCCGACCATCACTGCGCCCTGGCCAAGCACCTGGCTGACATAGAGCGGCAGCACCACGAGCGACATGCCGACGCACAAGTAGCAGAGGAAGGTCGCACTGATGATCGAGAGCACCAGCGGCTTGTAGTGGCGAGGTGGAGATTGGGCAGTCATCGACGCGTCGGGCCTTTTATTGTTGGTCATCACCGGGCTTGTCATCCGTGCTCGAATGCCGACTTGGCTCCGGCGAGCCCGCGGTAGCTGATTTTCGCTCCTCGACGGTCACTTCCTCCACGTCGATGATCTTCGAGCGGTTGAGCACGATCTTCCAGCGTTGGATCACTGCCTCCTGGTCGCCCTGTACGCTACGCGCGATCAGGTTGAACTGGTAGCGCTTCTCCACCGCCTGGCGGCTGACCTCGCCATCTTTCAGTACGTAGACGTGGTGGTTGCCCGGCTCCATCAGCTTGGTCAGCACGCCGAGATCCAGCATCAGGGTTTCACGGGTCTGCTCGTAGCCGCTGAGGAAGCGGGTCGGCAGCATCCGCGAGCGGCTGCGATAGTGCAGCACCACCTCCTCGCGCTGGCTGACGCTCGAGCGCCGGGCGTTTCGGATCTCCTCGCTCAGTCGTGCCGGTCGCTTGTAGTCGAACCACTCACGCTGGCTACCGACGACCTGGCCGCTCTCTGGGTCGCGATAGCGACGCCGCCACTTCGGCCGCCCCTTGCGCACCCAGCGCCACAGGGTGTTGCGCAGATCCTCCTTGAACACTTCGCGCATCGCGTAGAGCACCGCCAGGGCGATGAAGAACCAGAAGGTGACGTCGCCGAAGATATGGCGCATCTCGAGGATCAAGATCGAGATCACCATCATCACGAGCCCGGTGACCAGCGCCTTGACCGCGCGCTGCTCGCCGCCGCCGAGCTCCTTGGGCCGGTCCTTGAGCGTCACCGGGAACTCGATCAGCCGGCGCAGCAGGCGCATCTTGTTCGACATCCTCGTCGGGCTCGCCATCGCCCGTTCGGAGTTGTAGCGCTTTTCGAGCCGATAGCCGGCTTCGCGCTCGCAGAGCGCGAGCAGCCGGCGCTCGATTTCCGGATAGTCACCGTCACGGGGAAGCTCGCTGAGCAGCGCCAGCATCTGCTGCTCGGTGAACCAGGAGAGATAGTTGTCGATATTGACGAAGTACTTGGTCAGCCGCCCTTCGTCCGGGGCGTTGCGGCGCAGTCGGCGCAGGATGCTCTCGACCAGCTCCAAGTGGGCGTCGATCCGGGTGAGCCCCGGACCCGATCGCTGGTCATCGTCGCTCCCGCCGCCGTCGAGCAGGTCGCGGGTCGACTGCTCCAACGCCGTAGCGTACTGGTAGGCATAGAGGCTGAGGCTCAGCCGGTAGCGCTCGGCGGGCATGCGACCGCGACCGGCGAGCCGGCTGTGCACCAGCGGAAGCTGGTAGGCGGTGCTGTAGTAGGTGCGCTTGGTGTGGATCGCGTTGTGATAGAAGGTATCTTCGGAAACCAGGTGGGTGGTGAGTCCCAGTTCACCGGGGACGAACAGGTAGAGATCCAGCGAGTGACCCGACGCCTCGCGCAGTACCCGCGTGATGCGTAGATTGAAGCCTTCCTTGCGCTGAACCCTGATCACCCACTCGCTCCTTCGACTAGCGTGCGGACCGCACGTGCGGCCCTTGCTGGCCCCCACTCTACCCCACTGTGCGCGCGCGCTGAATCGCGACCCTCAGCGCGCGACGACCACCCGGGGGTCTGCGAGCACCACCGCGCGTCCAGCGAAGAAGTCGTTGAGGTGGGTGAAGGCGTCGCCGAAGTAGAGCTCGTAACTCTGGCGTTCGACGTAGCCAAGGTGCGGCGTGCAGAGTACCCGCGGGTGGCACAGCCAAGGATGGTCGGGATCGAGAATCGGCTCCCGTTCGAACACATCGAGCGCCGCGCTGCCGGGGCGACCGGCGTCGAGCGCGGCGAGCAGCGCCCCGGGCTCGATCAGCTCGGCGCGGCTGATGTTGAGCAGCAGCGCGCTCGGCTTCATTCGTTTGAGGTCCTCGAAAGTGACCAGATGGCGGGTCGCCTCTACCAGGCGCAGGTTGAGGCTGACCACGTCCGATTCGGCGAACAGCGCCTCGCGCGAGGGCGCTACCTCGAGACCATCGGCCTCGGCGCGCGCGCGCGATGCCTCGCTGCCCCATATCCAGACAACCATTTCGAAGGCGCGGGCGTAACGCGCAAGCCGGGCACCGATCTTGCCGTAGCCCCATATCCCGAGCCGGCTACCGGCCAGCCGCTCGCCCATGTCGACCTGCCACTGCCCCAGGCGCATCGCCACGACCGCATCGACCAACCGACGCCGCGCATTGATCAGCAGCGCCCAAGCGAGCTCCGCCGGCGCGATCGGCGAACCCCGCCCCTCGACCACCGCCACCCCGTGACGCGTACAGGCCTCGAGGTCGAGGTGCGCTGCGACCTTGCCGGTCTGGCTGATCAACTTGAGCCGAGGCAGTCGAGCCAGCAGTGCGTCATCGATCCGGGTGCGCTCGCGGATCAGCACCAGGGCATCGGCCTCGGCGAAGCGTTCGGCGAGTACGTCCCGATCATCGACCGCGTCATGGTAGAGCGTAACCTGGTGCCCCTCGAGGAGCGAAAAGACGTCGAGCGTCTCGACCAGTCTGGCGTAATCGTCAGGAATCACGATGTTCATGGAATATCGTCCTCGGGCGACAGGTGCCGCGGTAGGGAATTGATGCCGATGCGATTCTCCGTACCAGCGTTCCATGCCGGCACCGCCGCGTCCATTGCACGACTGTGTTAAACTGCATCGCTTCGGCCAGCCGGGGGGACCAATGTCCTCGCCCTGGGGTCGACCGCGGCACGGCATTCCCTCTTACTCACTCGCCCTCGAGGCGACGTCACTTCGAAATGCTGGGGAATCGTCCCGCCAACGCCGCAGGCAAAATCTTTCCAATACCTTCGCGCGGGACGCGCGGGGGCGATTCGAGGTTCATTCTCTTTGATGTCTTTCTCTTCTCTCGGCCTTACCCCTGAGCTGCAGCGTGCCGTCGATGACGCGGGCTACACCGAACCGTCGCCGATCCAGGCCAAGGCGATTCCCGCCTGCCTCGAGGGACGCGACGTACTCGCCGCCGCCCAGACCGGCACGGGCAAGACCGCCGGCTTCACTCTGCCGATCCTCCAGCGTCTGTCCGCGCGGGCCTACACCCGCAATCGTCCGGTACGGGCGCTGATCCTCGCACCGACCCGCGAACTCGCGGCACAGGTCCATGAATCGGTCGAGCGGTACGGCCAGTATCTCAATCCCCGGCTGAAGAGCGAGGTGGTCTTTGGTGGGGTCAAGATCAATCCGCAGATCGAGCGCCTGCGCGATGGCGTCGACGTACTCGTCGCCTGTCCCGGCAGGCTGCTCGATCTAGTCGGCCAGCGCGCGGTGCGCCTCGACCAGGTCGAGACCCTGGTGCTCGACGAAGCGGACCGGATGCTCGACATGGGCTTCCTGCGCGACATCAAGCGCGTGCTCGCGCTGCTGCCCGCCAAGCGTCAGAATCTGCTGTTCTCGGCGACCTTCTCCAAGGAGATACGTACGCTGACCCAGAGCATCCTCAACGATCCGGTGACCATCGAGGTGGCACCGCGCAACGCCGCCGCCGAGAGTGTCGCCCAAGCGGTCTACAAGGTGCCGAAACCGGCCAAGTCGGCGCTGTTGATCCACCTGATCAAGCAGCACGAGTGGAAGCAGGTACTGGTCTTCACCGCGACCAAGCACATGGCCAACCGCGTCACCCAGCGGCTCGAGAAGGCCGGCATCAGCGCCGCGGCGATCCACGGTAACAAGAGCCAGAATGCGCGTACCAATGCGCTTGCCGGATTCAAGTCCGGCACCGTAGAGGTACTGGTCGCCACCGACGTGGCAGCCCGTGGGATCGATATTTCCCAGCTGCCCAACGTGATCAACTTCGAACTGCCCAACGTGCCGGCGGACTACGTCCACCGCATCGGCCGCAC is part of the Halotalea alkalilenta genome and encodes:
- a CDS encoding glutaredoxin family protein, producing the protein MSLLKRTARAMLAPCVRLYDRLRRPSPMQRTPERQAEVDLATQRLVLYHFETCPFCVRVRHKIAELGLDIEMRDTLLDPHHRQALAEGGGKTQVPCLLITDEQGNQEWLYESADINRYLVSRFG
- a CDS encoding FecR family protein, whose amino-acid sequence is MNDSDNDNDRDVEQAALLDRALEWLVATRDPDVDPARLAALQAWLAAAPEHRRAWRQAEEISALGDRAALLLAVQERSGGAAETVSIASAGRDRSRALALRRWRPALAIAACLPLVLAVLLLVWRDPGWTTRAFADHAVAAGPGREVTLVDGSRLFLDGDSAFDVDFSASDRRIELRRGRVWLDVVRDGRPFLVEANGVEVAVLGTRFAVERNAQSVDVSVEQGRVGVSAPGGERVVLEAGQRVEVDAERLGSVTGFEPAVGLAWRRGLMIFDRADIDTVVRELERTRPGRVLVFDRDRLEQRRFSATFARTEPSAVLQALPSALGVNVFTLPDGSVVLSERRGEGN
- a CDS encoding CsbD family protein; this translates as MTSSKTDKLKGTADKAAGKVKEAAGKASGNRELEAKGKTQQVKGEAKKGKGKLKEALDPHHR
- a CDS encoding MFS transporter; its protein translation is MTAQSPPRHYKPLVLSIISATFLCYLCVGMSLVVLPLYVSQVLGQGAVMVGIVISLQFLATLCARPLAGRIADRVGAKQSVVAGLVGCALSGMLVWLSMLLVGHAASIVLLLIGRVVLGFSQGLIGTGTLSWTIGIAGSRRMGKVISWNGIAAYGSMAVGAPLGMSLVGLFGYWSLGVATTLATGLGALFVCRLKAAPLVPGKRLSFLSVFARIAPYGLALGLSNIGFGVIATFITLYYASQGWEHAAWGLTAFSLAFVAARLLLAGVIERFGGYRVAVACCATEGLGMVLLWLAPSAGWALGGALLAGFGVSLIYPALGVVAVKNVPESNRSAALGAYSLCLDLSIGLTGPLAGAVAGGFGYAIIYGLAALAAYLAVALVLVLFRRSLARAAEVEQRAGRADG
- a CDS encoding biliverdin-producing heme oxygenase, which produces MSDVNQGVDMAPDRVEQSRAMVLKLATRELHEQIDARMMAAKLFDDRERYGRFLRLQHAFHWLTEALYRDAELNRWLPGLAERERFSAVDQDCRDLGVVVPTPAAAKLAPPMDASERARALGWLYVNEGSNLGAAFLYKYAASLGLDGEFGARHLAPHPEGRGLHWRQFAAQIDAAPIEPEHEQAVILGAREAFETVLKLGETLRDDA
- a CDS encoding RNA polymerase sigma factor codes for the protein MNPRADHSALLEVFARERKRLLGVLRRIVGSTAIAEEVAHDAFLRLWERQRQGCVPEGDCTGLLYRTARNLALDRLRGLRVRERYVQVLASEEDEEESPSSERLVAAREQLESLMSVLGREPARTRQIFLLNRVDQLSYAQIAERLGLSVSLVEKEMMRALKVCRRWRESQ
- a CDS encoding pyridoxal phosphate-dependent aminotransferase, producing MSSAYESYGLSSRVAEIPENQIARIADLARNDPEVIKLWIGEGDLPTPGFINQAAERALQDGETRYTYSQGLPQLREALARYHQRHWNVAVDPSRFCITVGGMNALMLSLQMILEPGDEVITPTPAWPNSLEAIRILGGVNVTVGYEFDAGGGMSLPLDRLFGAVTPRTRAIFINSPSNPTGWKMSREEMFQLRDFCRERRLWIIADEVYAHFVYDDAGVAPSFLEICTADDRLIVTNTFSKNWCMTGWRAGWAIVPEGLGGLLSNLGQYNTTSIPTFIQHACVTALDQGDDFIRYQVERCRASRQVLVEGLSRLPHVSVFAPQGTFYLFFRLDGVSGESFEIARHILEQAKVGIAPGSAFGNGGEGYMRICFAIDPALAQQALERLTPCLIALGTLSKSA
- a CDS encoding DEAD/DEAH box helicase — encoded protein: MSFSSLGLTPELQRAVDDAGYTEPSPIQAKAIPACLEGRDVLAAAQTGTGKTAGFTLPILQRLSARAYTRNRPVRALILAPTRELAAQVHESVERYGQYLNPRLKSEVVFGGVKINPQIERLRDGVDVLVACPGRLLDLVGQRAVRLDQVETLVLDEADRMLDMGFLRDIKRVLALLPAKRQNLLFSATFSKEIRTLTQSILNDPVTIEVAPRNAAAESVAQAVYKVPKPAKSALLIHLIKQHEWKQVLVFTATKHMANRVTQRLEKAGISAAAIHGNKSQNARTNALAGFKSGTVEVLVATDVAARGIDISQLPNVINFELPNVPADYVHRIGRTGRAGASGQAVSLVSPDEQDQLRQIERLISKPIEVIAPEGFDPSSVVVEREPERPPRQPRGQGRRGAPQSARSGTDQRNGGNGNSGNSGNGERRRRRPSSQAQNGNR
- a CDS encoding D-2-hydroxyacid dehydrogenase family protein, with protein sequence MNIVIPDDYARLVETLDVFSLLEGHQVTLYHDAVDDRDVLAERFAEADALVLIRERTRIDDALLARLPRLKLISQTGKVAAHLDLEACTRHGVAVVEGRGSPIAPAELAWALLINARRRLVDAVVAMRLGQWQVDMGERLAGSRLGIWGYGKIGARLARYARAFEMVVWIWGSEASRARAEADGLEVAPSREALFAESDVVSLNLRLVEATRHLVTFEDLKRMKPSALLLNISRAELIEPGALLAALDAGRPGSAALDVFEREPILDPDHPWLCHPRVLCTPHLGYVERQSYELYFGDAFTHLNDFFAGRAVVLADPRVVVAR